CAATATCCCGGTACTGCCTCAAGCAGAGCAGATTATTGATAAATACAGAAACCACCCTTCTTGCCTGAATAGTGGAAAGCTCCTTCCCGTTCTCAGTAATCAGAAGATGAATGCTTATCTCAAAGAAATCGCAGACCTATGTGGAATTAACAAAGAACTTACATACCATATCATATCGCACGCCATACTTTTGCTACAACTGTGACCTTATCCAATGGGGTACCAATAGAAAGTGTCAGCAAAATGCTCGGGCATAAGAACATCAAGACCACCCAGCATTACGCTAAAATTTTGGACAAAAAAATAAGTGAAGATATGTCAGCCTTGAAAATTGTTCTACAGGAAAAAGAAAAGTTGAAGGCAATAGGGTAGCTATTATTTATACTAAATAACTAAACACCGTAAAAATTATTTGCGGTGTTTTTTTAGTGAATGTTTTCTATGAATAAATTATTCTCTTTTGTATTTTTGGTGATCCATAATGCAGTGGAGAATCAGGTCACTGAAATTTTGGAAAAACTGGAGATAAAATTAGTACAGAAACAATCTTTGGCAATTTATTTAGTCACTATTAATATTAAATGCGCATGTTGAATCCGTAGTTTTTATATATTAAAATATTACGTTAAGCAAATCATTTTCTTCGTTCAAATACTCGAAATATAAATACTAAAGAAATATGATTATGAGATGTGCCCTTGCGAGGCGTGTTTTGCGTCATATCTTTAGTGGGTTATTCGAGTAACCTGAACGGAGAGTGATGTCAATTCACGCTCTTTTTTTTATTTAATGAATGTAATGATAAGTTTATTAATAACTATAAAAGCAAGTAGAAATACTATTTCATATTTCTGAAAAATTTATTAAACTTATACCAACAAAAAACAAATAACTAATGAAATGCAAAAAAAATTATTTTCTATTCACCTGCCTATTTATTAGTCAATTAGGATTTGCACAGATTCCTAATCTGCCCACACCACATAATATTACACCATCTACTGTTTTTAGTCCGCCGGATGTGGTTAATATGTCAAGTTACAGTGTTAAAAATAAAATGAATGTTCCTTTATCAGGAAATATAGCTCTTCAAAAGCAAAATGAAACATTGATAGACCAAACACAAAAAGTTATTAACGCACAAATTGAAGAGCAGCAACATCAAATTTACTACCAACAGCAGGAAAAGGAATTTGCTAAAACTTATTTTTTACCTTCGTTATCGGATAAAGCAGGAGCAACGGCGTACTATTCCGCTTTTGAAAGCCTGTCAAAGCTCAATCCTGACAATTATTCAATTGCTGATGCAACTTTTTTGGTTGAAAACGCTTTTTACAACAACGATAAAAATTTTCAGAATACCTATCAGAACTACATTCAAAAAGCAACAAAAATCATTCAAACCGAAATCAACAAAAAAGGAATTTCAGATGATGATAATGCTTCAAAAAATTTCACTCTTTTCAAATATTTCGCAAAAGACATCACTGGTGATGTCCCCGAATCATTCTTATATCCGATTTACAGATAATGATGGTGAAACTCTGAACGTGGAACTTACCAATGGAATGTTCACGGCAAATTCCTTCGTTTTGAATAATGGTTATATCAAATCCGAAGCCCTGGAAAATAAAATGTATATGCAGAATCTGACCAAGAAAGAAATACTTTCCCAGACTTATACGGATTTGGCTAGCGGATACATTCATAAGTTCGGTTATGATGAATTTGTCGGAAAGATTTTGGATAAAGCTCAACAACTGAATCTCAATAACATCGGAGCAGTGCTTTCGGAATCCAATCTCAATCAGGAACGGTTTATACAAGCGTGTAATAATGTAGGAATCAATCCTCACGATAAGGAAGATTTGCAGAACATTAAACATTTCCCGGAGTTGGTTTTACAACTGAGAAATATCAACGGGCAGTTTGATTATATCGACCAGTCGGGATTTGCACAGATGCCTCCGGAGCAATACGAAAAGTGGCTCGGTTCTTTGCAAAAGGCAGAAAATAAGCAGGAAAGTGATGAGATTTTAGAAAGAATACAGGCAATAGAAGCACAAAAAAGAAAGGAAGCATTACAGAAGCAGAAAGAGCAAACAATTACACCGAAGAAAGAAGCTCCGAAAACTTATGTGATTCCGAAAGAATATTTATAATTTTACCAATAACAAAATATAACTATGAAAAAAATTCTATTTTTTTACTTGTTTATTTTTGACAGTTTCTTTTCAGGCACAGATTAAGAAGAAAACTGAAAAGACAAAAACTGAGAAAGAATGGGTAAATCCCGTAAAGCTCACAAAAGAGGAACGAAGCCGTCGGTATATGGATGAGGTTCTGAAAACCAGAGATTCTCTAACTCCACAGGAAGCTGAACGCAGAAGAAAAAATATTCTGGCAGGCAATCCTTTTGCAAAATATGGATATTACCCGAAAGTCGCTACTTTGAGCAAAGGAAAGTATCTGGAATTTCACGATAAGGATTCTATTGTGGTTATTGGTTCTGTAAAATACAATACGAAACAACAGAAGTTATAGAAGTTCTGGATATTGATTTATCTGATCCTGATGCACAGCCAATCGGCGACACTCACGGAATGTGGATGAGCCCTGACCCCTTGAGTGAGGAATTTCCGAGCTGGTCACCATATAGTTATGCTTTTCAAAACCCTATTCGGAATGTAGACCCAACAGGAATGGCTACTGAAGATGCTGTTGAAAGTTGTTGTTGGGGATTATTTCGGTTAATGCCGATGTTTGAAAACTCCTCTATAAAGCCTACCGTTGTAGAAGTGGCTACAAAAACCGGAGAAACAACAAAAACTCAGGAACATCACATTATTCCTCGACAATTTAAAAATAATTAAATAGTTAAAGAAGCCAAAGATCAAAATACAATCATCAGATTTCGGAACTTCTAAAAGAAGTTCCGAAATCTGATGCATTGAATGGCGTTAGAAATATAAAAGATAAAGTGTCCGATATTATTAAATCTAATCCTGATACAAAAATTAATGATCTCAAATTTAAAAATGCTCCTTCTGCTAAAGTTGATAATACCACCGTAGAAAAAGAAAGACCTGCGATTATGTTTCCAACACCCAAACCAAAAGAATATGACACTTGTATCTAAAATATAGTATGTATGAATAATAAAGCAAAAATAGAAGTAAGCAATGAGTATTTATACGTATTGTATAAAGCTAAAAATACGCTTTGGCATTTTATAAATCAATTAGAAAAGCGATCTTTTGATTACAATGCAGTAAAATTTAAGGATGAAAAAGGTATCTATGTATGGCTGGAAACCGTAAAGTATGAAAATAATTTTTTCAGTGGGATATTACCTGAAAACAATGGAAAAAAGAATGTTTCTGCAGATGGTGTAATTGATTGGATGTTGGTAGAAAAAGGCAGATTAATCGGCGGTTATACTATCAGGTTTTATAGAGATAGTTTATCTGACGAAGAAAAAATAAACTTTGATATAGATTTTGGTTTGAGGATAGATAATGGAAATGATTTTTTTAAGCCGGATTTATCTACACCTGAAGGAGCTCTTATTTCATTAGAGAATTTTTATACAGAACATTCTTTAGAGGGAGCTTTATCTTGCAAAGATTTTTATAAGGAGGCTATAAATGTCTTATTAGAAACAGGAAAGGATGTAGAGGAAAAATTAATACAGGAAACAGCAGAATTATTAAAATTAGCTTTTATTGAAAATTTACAGGACAATGGAATGCCTAACTTCAAAAATGTAGAACGTGTATTTAATCGGATTATCTATAATAAAGAGGAAAAGAAGCAATTAATAGAGGAAAAATTAATATATGATAATGGAGAAGAACAGATCAATAAATTTTGGATTTCAGAGAATGAAGAAAAAAAATGGAAAATTTTAGACCTTGTAGAATAATGTCCAAATATTATATAAAACAACTCTTTGCATTACTTTTAATTATAATCGGACAGTCCGTAAAATCCCAAGAAAACAAATTTTATTCTGACGCTTATGAAACTATTTATAATATGCTTGCCGATAAGCAGAAATACAGTTTCAAAGAAGGAGTCTTTTATGTTGAAAATGCATATTACCAAGGAAAATTAGATACCATAGAACTCAATAATAAGATCAGGTTCATCAAAAATTTTTGTAATCTTTTGTTGCAAAACCGAAAGCTCACTTATTCTGAAAAAGACGAAGCCAAAGTAAACAAGTATGCTTCCATCTATACTGTGATGTGTGAAGCAACTCCAATAATCTTAGGAAATGATACGGTAAGATATAAACCTTTTGTATATGACTTTGAAGATGTATTTGGACACAAAGAACAGTCTAATCTATTTGTCTCTAAACTTCTCATAACTCATAAAGGCAACTGCAATTCGATGCCGTATCTCTATAAGATTTTAGCAGAGGAATTGGGTGTTGATGCTAATCTCGCACTTGCTCCAAATCATATTTATATAAAACATAATATAAAATCACTCGGCTGGTATAATACTGAACTTACAAGCGGAATATTTCCGCAGGACAGTTGGTTAATGGCTTCAGGATTTATCCATTTAGATGCCATTCAAAATGGTGTTTTTATGAAAGCTCTCAGCAACAAAGAAAGCCTCGCACTTTTATTAGTTGATTTGGCAAATGATTACAACAGGAGCTTTCCGGACAACGATGGAAGTTTTCCTTTGAAATGTGCTGAAAGAGCAATCCAGATTCATCCTTATTTAGCTAACGCTTTACTCTTGCAGGCGGATACTCACAAAAGACTGTTCCAAAGAATAATGAAGGAACAAAACACAAAAGATATTCAGGCAGTATTAGGCAATCCCAAAGCGAAAGAGTTATATGATCTGATGAATAAGGAATATGCCCACATCCATAAGATTGGTTACAGAAGTATGCCCGAAGATATGTATCTTGAATGGCTGGTTTCTCTGAAAACTGAGAGGACAAAATACGAAGATAATAGATTACAAAAGTAAGCTGACTCTACTCTTCAGTTTCGATGAGTTTAATTAACGTTTCCTTGCTTGGTAAAACAGTTAAATATTTACTTGCAAAGATTTGGGTGTTATTATCTGGAAGTGTGAATTCGACCACGGCCTCGCTCTTATTTTGACAAAGTATTATTCCGATTGTTTTATTCTCATCTTCAAGTTTTACTTTTCGGTCATAATAGTTGACATACATCTGCATTTGCCCTATATCCTGGTGCTTCAATTCCCCTACTTTAAGATCGATCAAGACAAAACATCGGAGGATTCTGTTATAAAAAACCAGATCGATTCTAAAATGTTTATCATCAAAGCTTATTCTGTTTTGCCTTGCTACAAAAGTAAATCCGGTTCCCAGTTCTAATAAAAAATGTTCTAGCTTATCGATTAGCTTCTGTTCCAGTTCATTTTCTCAATATACACTTTGCTCTGGAAGTCCAATAAACTCTAAAATGTAAGGATCCTTTACAACGTCCTGTGGCTTTTCGATAACCTGGCCTTTTTCAGCAAGCTTTAAAATTCCGTTCTTATCTTGACTTAATGCAAGCCTGGTGTACAAAGCAGAATCATACTGTCTGTTAAGTTCCCTAAGACTCCAATTGTTCTTAAATGCTTCAATTTCATAAAATTTCCTTTCTAACTCATCATCAATTCGCATCAATTTTAGATAATGTGACCAGCTTAATCTGAATTCAGCAGACGGTTTCTGTTGTTTTTCAGAAATAACAGACACTGTCTGCTGTTTTGAATAAACAAGATAAAACTGCCTCATTTGTTGCAGGTTAGTCACTGAAAATCCCTTTCCGAGCTCCTGTGTCAGATTTCGAGATAATTCTGAGATCAATTGCTTTCCATAATCGGCTCTTTCTCGTCCATTTTGCTCCTCTTCAATGATCATCCGTCCAATCTCAAAATAAGTTACAACCATCGTATGATTTACGGTCTGAAGTACCCTTTGGCGAGCTTCATTCAATAGGACAGAAATTTTTTTTGATAAATCGTTTGAGAATATATCTGACATGTGCTTGTGTTCTAATTCTTATTGCAAATATACATTTTATGCAGGCTTCAAGCCCCAGACTTGCTATCATTTTAGTGTCCAAGTCAGGCTTACATAAATCTTAACTACCCAGAAGACAAAGTTGTATTGTCCTTAATTTTGATACTATATTTTTTAGGTCATCTTTAGTTTCAGGAGTAATGGATAACCTATCTTCCGCTCAACGGCAACCAGCTCAGTTTTCAATTTGCTCAATCACCTTTTCTTAGAGCACGTTCCATTTATCAATCCCTATAGAACGGGCTAATCTTTCTGTATTTCAACAATTTTCTTTTTCTACTGTTAGTAGATATAACGATGAAATTTCTCTACTATGTTGAGAAATTTCATCGCTGGTTTTTACCCTTGAACGTATAGGAATAGCTGCCCTGATTTAAACAGAAAATATTGTCATTTAAGATTAATTATCGTAATATTGCGATAATAAAATGTAAACTATGGGACTTACCAAATCAGAAATATTTACAGACCAACAGAATAAGCTGGCTTCTCGATTTAAGGTTTTGGC
Above is a genomic segment from Chryseobacterium mulctrae containing:
- a CDS encoding DUF2314 domain-containing protein gives rise to the protein MNNKAKIEVSNEYLYVLYKAKNTLWHFINQLEKRSFDYNAVKFKDEKGIYVWLETVKYENNFFSGILPENNGKKNVSADGVIDWMLVEKGRLIGGYTIRFYRDSLSDEEKINFDIDFGLRIDNGNDFFKPDLSTPEGALISLENFYTEHSLEGALSCKDFYKEAINVLLETGKDVEEKLIQETAELLKLAFIENLQDNGMPNFKNVERVFNRIIYNKEEKKQLIEEKLIYDNGEEQINKFWISENEEKKWKILDLVE
- a CDS encoding PDDEXK nuclease domain-containing protein yields the protein MEQKLIDKLEHFLLELGTGFTFVARQNRISFDDKHFRIDLVFYNRILRCFVLIDLKVGELKHQDIGQMQMYVNYYDRKVKLEDENKTIGIILCQNKSEAVVEFTLPDNNTQIFASKYLTVLPSKETLIKLIETEE
- a CDS encoding DUF1016 N-terminal domain-containing protein; translation: MSDIFSNDLSKKISVLLNEARQRVLQTVNHTMVVTYFEIGRMIIEEEQNGRERADYGKQLISELSRNLTQELGKGFSVTNLQQMRQFYLVYSKQQTVSVISEKQQKPSAEFRLSWSHYLKLMRIDDELERKFYEIEAFKNNWSLRELNRQYDSALYTRLALSQDKNGILKLAEKGQVIEKPQDVVKDPYILEFIGLPEQSVY